The following is a genomic window from Neomonachus schauinslandi chromosome 15, ASM220157v2, whole genome shotgun sequence.
ttcagcgggaagtctgcttctccctctcccacttcccctgcttgtgttccctctctcgctgtgtctctctctgtcaaataaatcttttaaaaaaaaatgggtaaaaccAAAGTACCATGTTTGGGATGCATTCTTTGGTGGGGAAGCCTTAGAAGATACGCTTTCATCAAGTCAGAATAGGGCCtacctctgggggagggggagtgatgGGAAGGGCCCAAACCGTACCTAACACTCACCAAGCACTTGCCCTGCATGGGGCGCTACTCTCCATGTCTTAGAGGTGAGGGACCCGAGAGGCTGGGAGGTGAGGCGATTGATGGCCGGAGGCCCATCCTACAGGCCGCAGGTCAGCCTGtcgtctcccccccacccctccccgccttCAGGGGACGATGTACCTCCGTGTTTGCAGGGAACAGGTGGGATCAGTGATCATTTAAAGGAAAGTGCATGGAAGGGCtttccctctgacctcccccgcAGCGCCCCAAAGCAAGCCCCTGTGGCCCGTGAGCCCATGCAGTATGCGCTTGAATCCGACCACCTGTATCAGAAAGGAAGCTCCCGAGAAGCGGCCCCTTTACGCACTCCCCCCTGGGTCCCTGTACCTCGAGCAGAGGAGAGGAGTGCCTTCAGGGGCCCTCCCTGTATCATCAAGGTACAGGATCTGCGGGGCATCCCGGCCCTGTGACTCCCCAGGCATccgggctgagcagggggcctcgCCGGCAGGTGGCAGGTCATACTCCCCACCGCTGTCCCTGCCCGCCTCCCCAGATTCTGTGTCGGCAGGAGCCCATAGTGGAGAAGGGGGGGTCCCATGTCCGCTTCTTTGCCCTGCACCTTCCCCTGCGTTATCCCGCCGGCTGACCCCTTGTTTTGTTCTTCCCAAGGGCCACAGATCGTGCTCAGTGTGTACGGACCAGACGTGTTCGGGAACGATGTGGTCCGAGGCTACGGGGCGGTGCACGTACCTTTCTCACCCGGCAGGTGGGTTCTGGCTGTGACTGGCTCCCCGGGCCACAGTCCATCCCTTGCAGGGCCATGCTGGCTTAGGACCAGGGCACCCCCTGCAGGGCTTTTCCTGGGACAGACTTCACCCCTAGGCTAGCAGTGCGCCTGGGGTCCCCACGGGCCTGGGCAGCTGGGCTTGGGGGCGGGGGCGAGGGGGGCTAGAGCCCATATCTGGGAAGAGGCCCACATGGGTGAGGCCAAGGCTACCACCCAAACAGCAGGTGGGTGCAGGGAGTGTTGGAGGCCCCATGAGGGGCTGGGTCCAACGACAGACAGTTCACAGGCAGTTTGGGGTTACAATTCAGAAGCTCAGTCCCCTCCTGTTTCTGCCTCCCCTCCTGTTTCTGCCCCCCCTCCATGAGCGCTCACTGATGCCCCCATGTGCCCAGCTCCCGCTGGTGTCATATGTGACCACGTGGGGCCTTCCTCAGGAGCCCTCAGAGGAGTAGACACAGATGGAGAGACGCAATTGTCTTTTGTTAAGCACAGTGACAGGTATAGACAGGGTATTCTGGGGCGCAGAGGACAGGGGTTTGCCtggagaaggtggaggaagaTGGAAGGACAGCCAAATGCCCTGCGCATTGTTGCTGAGACAGAGAGTGCAAGATgagggggggggccggggggggaggggcaggacccCGGGCTCGGAGGGCAGGACTAGGGCCAGGGGCCGCAGCAGGGGTGAGGTTCCGGGGATCGTCAgggccttcctggaggaagggcaCCCAAACTGGGCCTTGGAGATGGTGGAGGATTCGGACATTGGGGGGCAGGGCTTCGGAGGGGCCCAGCGGGAGCCGGGACCCCAGCTGTCATGGCTGTACCCCAGCATCCTCTTGAGCCTTGACAAGAAACAGGACTCGCAGGGACTGTGGGCTGTTTTCTGCACCTCACTCCCAGCACCACACAGCGGGGGCGGGCAACTGGCCCCCCTGGCCTTGGCTTGGCCTTGGCGTTGCCCGATCGAGCGCTCCTGCTCTCCGGGGGCTCGGAAAGTCCCACCTTTCTGTCAGTCAGCACATCGGTCCGGGAAAACGTTTGTTTCAGGCACAAAAGGACCATCCCCATGTTTGTCCCCGAATCCACGTCTAAACTGCAGAAGTTTACGAGGTGAGTTTTCTACATGTCCCCACCAGCGCCGGCTTCTGACCTACGTGGtcagagtggagggagggaggggtgtccctgtccctccctcatCGGGTCTCCCAACTGCTCTGTCTTTGGGGCCCATGGACGCGGGGGCTGTGGGATGTCGGAGGGTTGCTAGGCTCCCTTCAGCCGCTGCTCCAGCTGCACGAGGCCGCGCACCTTCACGCCCTGTGGTCTTTGTATCAGAGCAGAGCAAAAGCTCTCGTCACATGGGGAAAGGCTCATGACATAACAGGGCATGTAAAAGGTAGGACACAGGCGGATACAGCAGTAAGAGCCGAACAGAACAGTAATCATCATCCTGACGGGCAATTTCTATCAGTTTGGAAATGCCTCACATGTGGGggcctcttggaggaggtgatgtCTGAGCAGAAACGAGAGTGGAGGTAAGGGCCAGTGTGGGCGATCTGGGGAGGGAACATTCCAGGCGTAGGAAACTGTGCAAGGTCCATGGGCTTACTGTGTGCGGAGCCAACAAGGACAGGCTGTTGCTGGTGGGTGGGGAGCAAGGGGAATGTGGGGGAGACACCAGGCAGGGAACCTCTTGCCCCTTACCACGTCCGCATCTAAGCTCAGAGGGCCGGCTGCCTGCCCCGAGGCTGGGGATAGAAGCTCCTGGCTGCTCCCCTCCGGGTCAGCCGGGAATGGGCCCTTTGTTCACAGTGggtatgggggcgggggggatggagGACCACCTGGGTGCCCAGGGGGCAGCTGGCGAGCAGCCCCCTGCAGGCCTGGCCAGTTTTGGGGTGAGCCTTGGCCGGAGCCCTGCGGGGCGGAGGGCCAGCGTCGGGCCTGCGCCGAGGAAGCCTCACTGAGTTCTGAGGCCTGGAGGGGAGAATCTGGCAGCCCGCCGCCCCTCGAAGGCCCCCTGGGAGGCCACCGCGATGGGAAGGTGCCCTGGGCCAGCGTCAGCTAGAGGGGACCACACCCAGCCGTGGACTGTTGGGAAAATGGGGGCCGTGCCCGTCAGCGGGTAGAGGGAGGTTAAGGGCTTTGAGCCCACGCCGATGTCCTGGCCGGGGCGTCCGCACCGCTTCAAACCCCACAGCTCCCAGGGAAGCTCGCGTCTCAGGGCCACAGCCCTCTGAGGAAAGGGTCTCAGTGCTGGAGAAGTTTCTGGGTGTTTCTGCCGGTGCCTGAGGCTAGCAGCTCGGGGCCGGTGCGGTCTCCCCCGGGCGAGGCGTGTGCTTGTCGTCGGGACACTGGGAAAGGTCTGATGAGCGAAGGCCGCTGGATCCCAGTCTTCCCAGAGCCCGTCGGTGGAGGCCAGCCCTTGCCCGGCCCACCCGGCCTGCCCTCCTCCACTCAGCCCTGTTAGTTCCCGGGGCTGCTATAACCAGTGACCACAAACTCAACGGCGTCAacgacagaaatttattatctcccaGGCCAAAGTCAGCGTCAGTGGGCTGAGATCGAGGCGCCGGCAGGGCTGCCCCGCCTGCCCCCCGCCCAGGCTCTTGGGGAGAATCTGCTCctggcctcttccagcttctggtgccTGCGGCCTTCCTTGGCTCACGGCCCATCACTACAGTCTTTGCCTCTGTGGTCACGTGTGTGACCTCACGTGTCACCCCTCCCCTGTGTGTGtcacctctccctccacctctcttagaaggacacttggggcatttagggcccacccagataatccaggacaacccccccccgccccgtgtttAAGATCCTTATTTTAGTCACATGTGCAAAGATCCTTTTCCCAAATACGGTCACATTTGCGAGGTCCAGGGACTAGGACCTGGTATCTGGGGCCGTTATTCAGCTCCTGACAGCGCCCCCCGCCTAGACTTCACAGCGCGACAAAAATGCTTTTCCTTAACACGCAACCTTAGAAACCCATCAAGCATTAGCTTCAGCTAGGGTGCTGCGAGACCCTGTGTTCTCCTGCCCCCTGACTTCGGGCCCTGCCCCCTGACTTCGGGCCCTCCCCCCTGCCTGCGTGCCCCCGGACTCGCTTCCTCCAGCCCGCTGGGTCCTCCCTGGCCTCAGCCCTTGCCTGGACGCTCTCCCCTCCCCCGAACGGCCCGTCCTTGTGGACCTCAGGAGAGAGCAGTGCAGTGCGCGAGTACGAGTAGGTGGgggtgtgccaggctctgtggctGCTTCCCCTGCCTGCGAGGTGGAGAGCCCCCCTCCtcggatggagaaactgaggcacagagaggcggTGGCCTGCCATCCAGCCCTGGCTGGAACCCTAGCTTCCCAATTCTCCTCCCTATCCCCTCTCCCGAGGCTGGGAGCCCGTGAGCCTCCTTACTAGCTGTCCCCACGGCCTGCAGACAGCAGGGGGCAGTCACCGCTTTGTCCGGCGAAAGCCGGGACGGAGCCCCACCCCCGGGCGGCACCCAGTGGCACCCATGCCCTCGCCAGAGAGTGcacccgggggcggggggctggccGAGTCAAGGTGGCCTGAGCCAACAGGGGACTCCAGCGCGGAGCTGGAGGGCctgctggtggggggagggtggcggCGCCAGGGCGCTGGGGCGCTGGGGTGCTGGGGCGGAGCGCAGGCCTGCCAGCCCTCCCAGGCCAGCCACTTTGGCGGAAGGCAGGGCGGAGCCTGCTCTGGGGATGCGGGAACCTCGGCAGACAGACCGAGGGGCCTCCTTCCCGTGGGGCGCCTGCTGCCCACAGCTGCATCACCGGCCTCCCCCGGCAGGACTCCCAAAGCTCAGGCTGGAGGCGCTCCTGGATGGCTCGACGCCCGCGTCTGCCCACCCGGCAGGGAATGTGCACCCAGATTGCTGGGGCCCCGGTGGGCATGTGGGAGGAGCCAGGAGCTGCCCTGGCTCAGGCCGCGGGGCCTGGAGCGGAAGCCTGGGACAGCACCCCTGCACACAGCCCGCACCGccctgctggggcctggggcacGCCACCGCACTGCTCTCAGCCtcggtgggggggaggggggtgtacAGAGcggggctgctgggaggggcaggtgcaCACCTGCGACGGTGGGGTGAGAGGATCGTGTCGGGCACCCCGGAGCGAGAACCGTAATCGGACGAATGTTTCACCTGGTAGTTGACAGAGTGCCCTCACCCCGAGCCCTGTGAGCTGGCTACCACTAGGTACAGCTGAGAGGAACTGGGATTCAGGGGTTCAGAGACGGGAAGTGATTTGTCCTGGATCCCACACTATTGAGAGGAAAGCGGAGAGCCCAGATCTGGCCCCTCTGCACACCCCAAGGAGGCCAATGCCGAATGCCAGAAGGATGGAGGGGGTTGCACTGCCCGCCCCCAGCTGCTGTCCCCTTTCTGGGATTTCCACTGGGGCTCCCActgtgcccccagccccacaTCTCCCTCAAAGCCACGGGTGACCGTGGTGGGAAAGCTCGGCGTGCAGAGCACCCCGGGCCTGGGGGCAGCCTGCCAGGCCTCCGTGGATGCCACCCGTGGTACCCAGCCGCCCCTCTCCCCGGCAGAGGGAGGGGCGGTGGGGAGGTTCTGCCCGGGGCCTGGTCCCTGGGGCAGGGGTTGGAGGAGGGCTGCGGTTTCTGAGGGCAGGAGAGCGCCCACGTCCCGGCTCTGAGGCAGAGCCAGGCCGAGGATCCTCTCACCCAGGGTTCTCCTGTCTTCCCAGCTGGTTCATGGGACGGCGGCCCGAGTACACAGACCCCAAGGTGGTGGCTCAGGGTGAAGGCCGGGAAGGTAAAGCTTGATCCCcgcaaccccaccccccacaggcaGGCCGGAGCCCGGGAGGGACTAGGCAGACCCCCCAGCAAACACGGTGGAAGCCAGGCACCTGCCAGGCACACAGACGGACCGCGGGGGCAGCCCCAGGCCTCTCCTCTGAGCGCCGCTCCCACCCGGGCCTGGTTGGTGCCGCCCCCGTACCTCCCAGTCGTTCCCACTTTACAGGAGAGACTGCTGGGGCGGAGACATTCCCAGAGCAGCCTGGCTGACGCTGCCCTTCTCTTCCCAGTGACCCGGGTCCGCTCGCAGGGCTTTGTCACTCTCCTCTTCAACGTGGTGACCAAGGACATGAGGAAGCTGGGCTACGACACTGGGCCTCCCGACACGCAGGGCGCCTCAGGGCCCAGCCCGCAGCAGGGCCTCCCCCTGTGAAggcccccgcccggcccctgCCACAGCCACGGACTCTGGCCACGCCACCGCGCAGGCCAGGCGGCCCTCAGAGAATGCAGGGCTGTCCTTCCAGAGAGTTGGCCACGGATCCATCTGCTTGACATGCAGCctcagggggctgggaggggtgggggggagatttttatataataaagcaTCATCTTTTCACTGAACCCAGGCCTGGAGCTACTTCCTCTCCCCTTGGCACTGCCCCCGGCTCCCTGGGAGCAGGTCACTGGGGCCCGcctgctgccctccccacacTGCTTAGGGGGCAGAAGCTGCCCGGAGCGGCACCCCACGACAGCCACCTGGCATGTGAGGTCTGGTTCAGCCCCACTCATGGCTGTGTGGCCTTTCCTTCGCCTCCAGACACTCCTCCCTAACCCAGGAGGGACACCAAGAGGCTTTCGGGGCTCAGTGCgaggaggagagaatgggatCGGCgagagctgcagggagaggcccCCAGCTCTCCAGTCTCACGGCAGCCCAGCACCCTCAACACACAGGTCCCCACGGCACGGCTGGGGTAGTCCCCCTCGCGGCCTGCCCCCCGCCTGGGGATGGGACGCGCAGCCCGCCCGGGCTGCTCTCCACCCGGCACCGCCCTCAGCCCGATTCAAGGGGAGCCACAAAGCCCCGGGCGCCCGGCCTCCACACCACCGGCCTTGCCACCCGCCTCGCCCCACCCCGGCTGTCCGTGGAACCTGCCCCACGACACCCCTGCGCTGACCccgctctgcccctcctcttacTTAGCTGTCTGCGCCCCGGAAGTCTGTGCTGCTCAgggcccccccggccccccgtgTGCTCTGCAACTCGTGGTCTGGCGTCAGCAACATTCCTGTGATCCTGACCCTCTTCTCCGAATGGAAAGTTCCCTCCACCTCGGTCCTGTGCTGAAGCCCACACTGGCCCTCTGCAGCCCTGTTCTGCTGCCCCCCGCAGACCGTGGGCCAGAGCCGAGGTTTGCGTCCGGACCCCACTCACATTTCCAGCATTTCCACGGCCCCGTCCTGGGCCGGCAGACCAACGACCGACGTCCACCGAGGACCTGACCGCCTTGCCCTAGAGCCATTCCGGACACGACCAGCGTCCACGCCTCCTCCTCGCCTCCTCCCCTTCAATGACCTTGGCCTTGCCCCTCAGCAGTCACCCATCCCACCGCCTATTTCTCGTTACCAGTGACCGCACTGCCTCCAAGATacgcacccaggcatccccatccCCTCCTGGTGGTCCCTTGTCCCCTCACCTGTCTTCCCTCTTGGCACCTCCAGTAGCGCTCCCCCTCAGCTGAAGGGCTCACGGGGAAATGGCGATGATCCAAgacgggtgcctggctggctcagtcggcggAGTGTGCGATTcttcatctcggggttgtgagttcgagccccacgctggcgggcgggggtagagattacttaaaaaaaaataaaatcggggcgcctgggtggctcagttggttaggcgactgctttgggctcaggtcatgatcctggagtcccgggatcgagtcccgcatcgggctccctgcttggcaggga
Proteins encoded in this region:
- the B9D1 gene encoding B9 domain-containing protein 1; amino-acid sequence: MAAAGPSVFLLMVNGQVESAQFPEYDDLYCKYCFVYGQDWAPTAGLEEGISQITSKSQDVRRALVWNFPIDVTFKSTNPYGWPQIVLSVYGPDVFGNDVVRGYGAVHVPFSPGRHKRTIPMFVPESTSKLQKFTSWFMGRRPEYTDPKVVAQGEGREVTRVRSQGFVTLLFNVVTKDMRKLGYDTGPPDTQGASGPSPQQGLPL